In one window of Brassica rapa cultivar Chiifu-401-42 chromosome A07, CAAS_Brap_v3.01, whole genome shotgun sequence DNA:
- the LOC103829932 gene encoding ABC transporter G family member 37 isoform X3: MANMAGADEIESLRVELAEIGRSIRSSFHRHTSSFRSGSSRYEPDHDGEGNNTNAEYALQWAEIERLPTVKRMRSSLLDDGDESMAEKGKRVVDVTKLGAMERHLMIEKLIKHIENDNLKLLKKIRRRIDRVGMELPTIEVRYEGLKVEAECEIVEGKALPTLWNTAKRVLSELVKLTGAKTREAKISILNDVNGIIKPGRLTLLLGPPGCGKTTLLKALSGNLENNLKCSGEISYNGHRLDEFVPQKTSAYISQYDLHIAEMTVRETVDFSARCQGVGSRTEIMMEVSKREKEAGIIPDTEVDAYMKAISVEGLERSLQTDYILKILGLDICAETLIGDVMRRGISGGQKKRLTTAEMIVGPTKALFMDEITNGLDSSTAFQIVKSLQQLAHISNATVVVSLLQPAPESFDLFDDVMLMAKGKIVYHGPRGEVLNFFEECGFQCPERKGVADYLQEVISRKDQAQYWRHEDVPYSFVSVDMLSKKFKDFSIGKKIEDALSKPYDRSKSHKDALSFSVYSLPNWEMFIACISREYLLMKRNYFVYIFKTGQLVMAAFITMTVFIRTRMGIDILHGNSYMSALFFAVIILLVDGFPELAMTAQRLAVFYKQKQLCFYPAWAYAIPATVLKVPLSLLESFVWTGLTYYVIGYTPEASRFFKQFILLFLVHFTSISMFRCLAAIFQTVVASVTAGSFGILITFVFAGFVIPPPSMPAWLKWGFWANPLSYSEIGLSVNEFLAPRWNQIQPSTNLTLGRTILESRGLNYDGYMYWVSLCALVGFTVLFNTIFTLALTFLKSPTSSRAMISQEKLSELQGTEDTTDYSSIKKKTTDSPVKTEGKMVLPFKPLTVTFQELNYFVDTPVEMREQGYANKKLQLLTDITGAFRPGILTALMGVSGAGKTTLLDVLAGRKTSGYIEGDIRISGFPKVQETFARVSGYCEQTDIHSPNITVEESVIYSAWLRLAPEIESATKTEFVRQVLETIELDEIKDALVGVAGESGLSTEQRKRLTIAVELVANPSIIFMDEPTTGLDARAAAIVMRAVKNVADTGRTIVCTIHQPSIDIFEAFDELVLLKRGGRMIYTGPLGLNSCHIIEYFENVPGVPKIRDNHNPATWMLDVSSQSAEVELGVDFAKIYHESPLFKSNSELVKQLSQPDSGSSDLQFKRTYAQSWYGQFKSILWKMNLSYWRNPSYNLMRLIHTLISSLIFGALFWKQGQKIDTQQSVFTVVGAIYGAVLFLGINNCASALRNLETERNVMYRERFAGMYSATAYALGQVVTEIPYLFIQAAEFVIITYPMIGFYPSTYKVFWALYSMFTSLLTYNYLAMFLISITPNFMVASILQSIFFVNFNLFSGFLIPETQVPRWWIWLYYITPTSWTLNGFFSAQYENIHEEIIVFGESTTASKFLEDYFGFHHDRLAVTAVVQIAFPIALALMFAFFVGKLNFQRR, from the exons ATGGCTAATATGGCTGGAGCAGACGAGATTGAGTCGTTGAGAGTGGAGCTTGCAGAGATTGGAAGAAGCATCAGATCATCGTTCCATAGACACACCTCGAGTTTCAGAAGCGGCTCTTCAAGGTATGAACCTGATCATGATGGTGAGGGCAATAATACGAATGCAGAGTATGCTCTGCAATGGGCTGAGATCGAGAGATTGCCAACCGTCAAACGCATGAGATCCTCTCTCcttgatgatggtgatgagtCCATGGCCGAGAAAGGTAAAAGAGTCGTTGATGTCACGAAGCTTGGAGCCATGGAACGTCATCTGATGATTGAGAAACTCATCAAACACATTGAGAATGATAATCTCAAGTTGCTCAAGAAAATCAGGAGAAGAATAGACAG AGTTGGAATGGAGTTACCGACCATAGAAGTGAGGTATGAGGGTTTAAAAGTGGAGGCAGAGTGCGAGATTGTTGAAGGGAAGGCACTTCCAACACTGTGGAACACTGCTAAGCGTGTTTTGTCT GAACTGGTGAAGCTCACTGGTGCAAAAACACGAGAAGCCAAGATAAGCATTCTTAATGATGTTAATGGCATTATAAAACCAGGAAG GTTAACACTGTTGCTTGGTCCTCCTGGATGTGGAAAAACGACTTTGTTAAAGGCCTTATCAGGAAACTTAGAAAACAATCTAAAG TGTTCAGGTGAAATCTCCTACAATGGGCATAGACTTGACGAGTTTGTTCCTCAGAAAACATCCGCGTACATAAGCCAATATGATCTGCACATTGCTGAGATGACAGTGAGGGAGACAGTCGACTTCTCAGCTCGTTGTCAGGGTGTTGGAAGCCGAACAG AAATTATGATGGAAGTTAGTAAAAGAGAAAAGGAAGCAGGAATCATTCCTGACACAGAAGTGGATGCTTACATGAAA GCAATATCTGTTGAAGGACTTGAAAGAAGTCTGCAAACAGATTACATCTTGAAG ATTCTTGGACTCGACATTTGCGCAGAAACATTGATTGGAGATGTGATGAGGAGAGGCATATCAGGGGGCCAAAAGAAACGTCTTACCACAG CCGAGATGATCGTTGGTCCAACAAAGGCACTGTTTATGGATGAAATAACAAACGGCTTAGACAGTTCCACGGCTTTTCAGATTGTTAAATCTCTTCAGCAGCTGGCTCACATATCAAACGCTACTGTTGTTGTTTCGCTTCTTCAACCTGCTCCAGAGTCCTTTGACCTCTTTGATGACGTTATGCTGATGGCCAAGGGGAAAATAGTGTATCATGGCCCACGCGGTGAGGTCCTGAACTTCTTTGAGGAGTGTGGATTCCAATGCCCTGAAAGGAAAGGTGTTGCAGACTATCTCCAGGAG GTTATATCAAGAAAAGACCAAGCACAATACTGGCGGCATGAGGATGTACCTTATAGCTTTGTCTCGGTAGACATGTTGTCGAAGAAATTCAAGGACTTCAGCATCGGGAAGAAGATTGAGGACGCTCTATCTAAGCCATATGATAGATCAAAAAGCCATAAGGATGCTCTTTCCTTCAGCGTGTACTCTCTACCAAACTGGGAGATGTTCATAGCTTGCATATCAAGAGAGTATCTTCTCATGAAGAGAAACTATTTCGTCTATATATTCAAGACGGGTCAG CTTGTGATGGCAGCATTCATCACTATGACTGTGTTTATCCGAACACGGATGGGTATTGATATCCTTCATGGAAACTCTTACATGAGTGCCCTCTTCTTCGCCGTCATCATTCTTCTTGTTGATGGATTCCCTGAGTTGGCTATGACGGCTCAACGCTTAGCGGTGTTTTACAAACAGAAGCAGTTGTGTTTCTATCCAGCATGGGCTTATGCAATCCCTGCAACGGTGTTAAAGGTCCCACTGTCATTACTGGAATCTTTCGTTTGGACCGGCCTGACATACTATGTCATTGGGTACACCCCTGAAGCTTCCAG GTTCTTCAAGCAGTTCATTCTACTGTTTCTTGTTCACTTCACTTCGATATCCATGTTTCGGTGCCTCGCTGCAATCTTCCAGACAGTAGTTGCTTCAGTCACAGCTGGCAGTTTTGGTATATTAATCACATTTGTCTTTGCCGGTTTTGTCATTCCACCAC CTTCTATGCCTGCATGGCTCAAGTGGGGTTTCTGGGCGAATCCTTTGAGTTACAGTGAGATTGGGCTATCGGTAAATGAGTTTCTTGCTCCAAGGTGGAACCAG ATACAACCAAGTACTAATCTTACCTTAGGTAGAACCATACTCGAAAGCCGTGGACTGAACTACGATGGTTATATGTATTGGGTATCACTCTGTGCCTTGGTGGGTTTCACTGTGCTCTTCAACACAATTTTCACTCTGGCGCTGACTTTCCTGAAAT CACCAACATCATCACGAGCCATGATCTCACAAGAAAAACTCTCTGAGCTGCAAGGAACAGAAGATACAACAGACTACTCTTCCATCAAGAAAAAGACCACAGATTCCCCTGTAAAAACAGAAG GCAAGATGGTGTTACCTTTCAAGCCCCTCACTGTAACATTTCAAGAACTAAACTACTTCGTTGACACTCCAGTG GAGATGAGAGAGCAAGGATATGCTAACAAGAAGCTGCAACTACTCACAGACATCACCGGAGCTTTCCGTCCGGGAATCCTAACGGCGTTAATGGGAGTGAGCGGAGCCGGAAAGACCACACTCCTCGACGTCCTAGCCGGAAGAAAAACGAGCGGATACATAGAAGGCGACATCAGAATCAGCGGCTTCCCTAAAGTCCAAGAAACGTTCGCCAGAGTCTCAGGCTACTGCGAACAAACAGATATTCACTCACCAAACATCACCGTCGAAGAATCCGTCATCTACTCCGCTTGGCTCCGTCTCGCTCCTGAGATCGAGTCCGCAACCAAAACC GAATTCGTGAGGCAAGTGCTGGAGACGATCGAGTTAGACGAGATCAAGGATGCGTTGGTGGGAGTCGCCGGAGAGAGCGGATTATCGACGGAGCAGAGGAAACGGCTTACGATCGCGGTGGAGTTGGTGGCGAATCCGTCGATCATCTTCATGGACGAGCCTACGACGGGATTGGATGCAAGAGCAGCCGCCATTGTTATGAGAGCTGTGAAGAACGTAGCTGACACTGGACGAACCATCGTCTGCACTATTCATCAGCCTAGCATAGATATTTTCGAAGCTTTCGACGAG TTGGTCCTTCTCAAAAGAGGTGGTCGCATGATCTACACAGGACCACTAGGCCTAAACTCATGTCATATTATTGAGTATTTTGAG aatgTTCCCGGAGTTCCTAAAATAAGAGACAACCACAATCCTGCAACATGGATGCTTGATGTTAGTTCACAATCTGCGGAAGTTGAACTTGGTGTCGATTTCGCTAAAATCTACCACGAATCCCCTCTTTTCAA GAGCAACTCAGAGCTTGTGAAACAGTTGAGCCAACCAGATTCAGGGTCAAGTGATTTACAGTTTAAAAGAACTTATGCACAGAGCTGGTATGGACAATTCAAATCCATTTTGTGGAAGATGAACTTGTCTTACTGGAGGAACCCTTCTTATAACCTAATGCGTTTGATTCACACattaatctcttctttgatctTCGGCGCACTCTTTTGGAAACAAGGCCAGAAAAT AGATACTCAACAAAGTGTGTTCACTGTAGTTGGAGCGATCTATGGGGCTGTGCTTTTCTTAGGGATTAACAATTGTGCATCAGCTCTTCGGAATTTAGAAACAGAACGTAATGTTATGTACCGTGAAAGATTTGCAGGAATGTACTCAGCAACAGCTTATGCATTAGGTCAAGTTGTGACTGAGATACCTTACTTGTTCATACAAGCAGCCGAGTTTGTGATCATAACATATCCTATGATCGGTTTCTATCCTTCGACCTACAAAGTCTTTTGGGCACTCTACTCTATGTTCACTTCACTTCTCACTTACAACTATCTCGCAATGTTCCTCATCTCCATCACACCAAACTTCATGGTTGCCTCGATTCTTCAGTCCATCTTCTTTGTTAACTTTAACCTCTTTTCCGGGTTCTTGATTCCTGAAACG CAAGTTCCAAGGTGGTGGATTTGGTTATATTATATAACACCAACGTCATGGACACTCAACGGGTTTTTCTCGGCTCAGTATGAAAATATTCATGAGGAGATCATTGTCTTTGGAGAATCCACGACGGCTTCAAAATTCTTAGAAGACTATTTTGGATTCCATCATGACCGTTTGGCAGTTACAGCAGTTGTTCAAATCGCTTTTCCTATTGCATTGGCTTTGATGTTTGCATTCTTTGTTGGCAAACTCAATTTccaaagaagatga
- the LOC103829932 gene encoding ABC transporter G family member 37 isoform X1, producing the protein MANMAGADEIESLRVELAEIGRSIRSSFHRHTSSFRSGSSRYEPDHDGEGNNTNAEYALQWAEIERLPTVKRMRSSLLDDGDESMAEKGKRVVDVTKLGAMERHLMIEKLIKHIENDNLKLLKKIRRRIDRVGMELPTIEVRYEGLKVEAECEIVEGKALPTLWNTAKRVLSELVKLTGAKTREAKISILNDVNGIIKPGRLTLLLGPPGCGKTTLLKALSGNLENNLKVHIMKADSFSVFISINFIYCRFMKCMPFLFPQCSGEISYNGHRLDEFVPQKTSAYISQYDLHIAEMTVRETVDFSARCQGVGSRTEIMMEVSKREKEAGIIPDTEVDAYMKAISVEGLERSLQTDYILKILGLDICAETLIGDVMRRGISGGQKKRLTTAEMIVGPTKALFMDEITNGLDSSTAFQIVKSLQQLAHISNATVVVSLLQPAPESFDLFDDVMLMAKGKIVYHGPRGEVLNFFEECGFQCPERKGVADYLQEVISRKDQAQYWRHEDVPYSFVSVDMLSKKFKDFSIGKKIEDALSKPYDRSKSHKDALSFSVYSLPNWEMFIACISREYLLMKRNYFVYIFKTGQLVMAAFITMTVFIRTRMGIDILHGNSYMSALFFAVIILLVDGFPELAMTAQRLAVFYKQKQLCFYPAWAYAIPATVLKVPLSLLESFVWTGLTYYVIGYTPEASRFFKQFILLFLVHFTSISMFRCLAAIFQTVVASVTAGSFGILITFVFAGFVIPPPSMPAWLKWGFWANPLSYSEIGLSVNEFLAPRWNQIQPSTNLTLGRTILESRGLNYDGYMYWVSLCALVGFTVLFNTIFTLALTFLKSPTSSRAMISQEKLSELQGTEDTTDYSSIKKKTTDSPVKTEGKMVLPFKPLTVTFQELNYFVDTPVEMREQGYANKKLQLLTDITGAFRPGILTALMGVSGAGKTTLLDVLAGRKTSGYIEGDIRISGFPKVQETFARVSGYCEQTDIHSPNITVEESVIYSAWLRLAPEIESATKTEFVRQVLETIELDEIKDALVGVAGESGLSTEQRKRLTIAVELVANPSIIFMDEPTTGLDARAAAIVMRAVKNVADTGRTIVCTIHQPSIDIFEAFDELVLLKRGGRMIYTGPLGLNSCHIIEYFENVPGVPKIRDNHNPATWMLDVSSQSAEVELGVDFAKIYHESPLFKSNSELVKQLSQPDSGSSDLQFKRTYAQSWYGQFKSILWKMNLSYWRNPSYNLMRLIHTLISSLIFGALFWKQGQKIDTQQSVFTVVGAIYGAVLFLGINNCASALRNLETERNVMYRERFAGMYSATAYALGQVVTEIPYLFIQAAEFVIITYPMIGFYPSTYKVFWALYSMFTSLLTYNYLAMFLISITPNFMVASILQSIFFVNFNLFSGFLIPETQVPRWWIWLYYITPTSWTLNGFFSAQYENIHEEIIVFGESTTASKFLEDYFGFHHDRLAVTAVVQIAFPIALALMFAFFVGKLNFQRR; encoded by the exons ATGGCTAATATGGCTGGAGCAGACGAGATTGAGTCGTTGAGAGTGGAGCTTGCAGAGATTGGAAGAAGCATCAGATCATCGTTCCATAGACACACCTCGAGTTTCAGAAGCGGCTCTTCAAGGTATGAACCTGATCATGATGGTGAGGGCAATAATACGAATGCAGAGTATGCTCTGCAATGGGCTGAGATCGAGAGATTGCCAACCGTCAAACGCATGAGATCCTCTCTCcttgatgatggtgatgagtCCATGGCCGAGAAAGGTAAAAGAGTCGTTGATGTCACGAAGCTTGGAGCCATGGAACGTCATCTGATGATTGAGAAACTCATCAAACACATTGAGAATGATAATCTCAAGTTGCTCAAGAAAATCAGGAGAAGAATAGACAG AGTTGGAATGGAGTTACCGACCATAGAAGTGAGGTATGAGGGTTTAAAAGTGGAGGCAGAGTGCGAGATTGTTGAAGGGAAGGCACTTCCAACACTGTGGAACACTGCTAAGCGTGTTTTGTCT GAACTGGTGAAGCTCACTGGTGCAAAAACACGAGAAGCCAAGATAAGCATTCTTAATGATGTTAATGGCATTATAAAACCAGGAAG GTTAACACTGTTGCTTGGTCCTCCTGGATGTGGAAAAACGACTTTGTTAAAGGCCTTATCAGGAAACTTAGAAAACAATCTAAAGGTTCATATAATGAAAGCAGATAgttttagtgtttttatttCAATCAATTTCATTTACTGCAGATTTATGAAGTGTATGCCTTTTCTGTTTCCACAGTGTTCAGGTGAAATCTCCTACAATGGGCATAGACTTGACGAGTTTGTTCCTCAGAAAACATCCGCGTACATAAGCCAATATGATCTGCACATTGCTGAGATGACAGTGAGGGAGACAGTCGACTTCTCAGCTCGTTGTCAGGGTGTTGGAAGCCGAACAG AAATTATGATGGAAGTTAGTAAAAGAGAAAAGGAAGCAGGAATCATTCCTGACACAGAAGTGGATGCTTACATGAAA GCAATATCTGTTGAAGGACTTGAAAGAAGTCTGCAAACAGATTACATCTTGAAG ATTCTTGGACTCGACATTTGCGCAGAAACATTGATTGGAGATGTGATGAGGAGAGGCATATCAGGGGGCCAAAAGAAACGTCTTACCACAG CCGAGATGATCGTTGGTCCAACAAAGGCACTGTTTATGGATGAAATAACAAACGGCTTAGACAGTTCCACGGCTTTTCAGATTGTTAAATCTCTTCAGCAGCTGGCTCACATATCAAACGCTACTGTTGTTGTTTCGCTTCTTCAACCTGCTCCAGAGTCCTTTGACCTCTTTGATGACGTTATGCTGATGGCCAAGGGGAAAATAGTGTATCATGGCCCACGCGGTGAGGTCCTGAACTTCTTTGAGGAGTGTGGATTCCAATGCCCTGAAAGGAAAGGTGTTGCAGACTATCTCCAGGAG GTTATATCAAGAAAAGACCAAGCACAATACTGGCGGCATGAGGATGTACCTTATAGCTTTGTCTCGGTAGACATGTTGTCGAAGAAATTCAAGGACTTCAGCATCGGGAAGAAGATTGAGGACGCTCTATCTAAGCCATATGATAGATCAAAAAGCCATAAGGATGCTCTTTCCTTCAGCGTGTACTCTCTACCAAACTGGGAGATGTTCATAGCTTGCATATCAAGAGAGTATCTTCTCATGAAGAGAAACTATTTCGTCTATATATTCAAGACGGGTCAG CTTGTGATGGCAGCATTCATCACTATGACTGTGTTTATCCGAACACGGATGGGTATTGATATCCTTCATGGAAACTCTTACATGAGTGCCCTCTTCTTCGCCGTCATCATTCTTCTTGTTGATGGATTCCCTGAGTTGGCTATGACGGCTCAACGCTTAGCGGTGTTTTACAAACAGAAGCAGTTGTGTTTCTATCCAGCATGGGCTTATGCAATCCCTGCAACGGTGTTAAAGGTCCCACTGTCATTACTGGAATCTTTCGTTTGGACCGGCCTGACATACTATGTCATTGGGTACACCCCTGAAGCTTCCAG GTTCTTCAAGCAGTTCATTCTACTGTTTCTTGTTCACTTCACTTCGATATCCATGTTTCGGTGCCTCGCTGCAATCTTCCAGACAGTAGTTGCTTCAGTCACAGCTGGCAGTTTTGGTATATTAATCACATTTGTCTTTGCCGGTTTTGTCATTCCACCAC CTTCTATGCCTGCATGGCTCAAGTGGGGTTTCTGGGCGAATCCTTTGAGTTACAGTGAGATTGGGCTATCGGTAAATGAGTTTCTTGCTCCAAGGTGGAACCAG ATACAACCAAGTACTAATCTTACCTTAGGTAGAACCATACTCGAAAGCCGTGGACTGAACTACGATGGTTATATGTATTGGGTATCACTCTGTGCCTTGGTGGGTTTCACTGTGCTCTTCAACACAATTTTCACTCTGGCGCTGACTTTCCTGAAAT CACCAACATCATCACGAGCCATGATCTCACAAGAAAAACTCTCTGAGCTGCAAGGAACAGAAGATACAACAGACTACTCTTCCATCAAGAAAAAGACCACAGATTCCCCTGTAAAAACAGAAG GCAAGATGGTGTTACCTTTCAAGCCCCTCACTGTAACATTTCAAGAACTAAACTACTTCGTTGACACTCCAGTG GAGATGAGAGAGCAAGGATATGCTAACAAGAAGCTGCAACTACTCACAGACATCACCGGAGCTTTCCGTCCGGGAATCCTAACGGCGTTAATGGGAGTGAGCGGAGCCGGAAAGACCACACTCCTCGACGTCCTAGCCGGAAGAAAAACGAGCGGATACATAGAAGGCGACATCAGAATCAGCGGCTTCCCTAAAGTCCAAGAAACGTTCGCCAGAGTCTCAGGCTACTGCGAACAAACAGATATTCACTCACCAAACATCACCGTCGAAGAATCCGTCATCTACTCCGCTTGGCTCCGTCTCGCTCCTGAGATCGAGTCCGCAACCAAAACC GAATTCGTGAGGCAAGTGCTGGAGACGATCGAGTTAGACGAGATCAAGGATGCGTTGGTGGGAGTCGCCGGAGAGAGCGGATTATCGACGGAGCAGAGGAAACGGCTTACGATCGCGGTGGAGTTGGTGGCGAATCCGTCGATCATCTTCATGGACGAGCCTACGACGGGATTGGATGCAAGAGCAGCCGCCATTGTTATGAGAGCTGTGAAGAACGTAGCTGACACTGGACGAACCATCGTCTGCACTATTCATCAGCCTAGCATAGATATTTTCGAAGCTTTCGACGAG TTGGTCCTTCTCAAAAGAGGTGGTCGCATGATCTACACAGGACCACTAGGCCTAAACTCATGTCATATTATTGAGTATTTTGAG aatgTTCCCGGAGTTCCTAAAATAAGAGACAACCACAATCCTGCAACATGGATGCTTGATGTTAGTTCACAATCTGCGGAAGTTGAACTTGGTGTCGATTTCGCTAAAATCTACCACGAATCCCCTCTTTTCAA GAGCAACTCAGAGCTTGTGAAACAGTTGAGCCAACCAGATTCAGGGTCAAGTGATTTACAGTTTAAAAGAACTTATGCACAGAGCTGGTATGGACAATTCAAATCCATTTTGTGGAAGATGAACTTGTCTTACTGGAGGAACCCTTCTTATAACCTAATGCGTTTGATTCACACattaatctcttctttgatctTCGGCGCACTCTTTTGGAAACAAGGCCAGAAAAT AGATACTCAACAAAGTGTGTTCACTGTAGTTGGAGCGATCTATGGGGCTGTGCTTTTCTTAGGGATTAACAATTGTGCATCAGCTCTTCGGAATTTAGAAACAGAACGTAATGTTATGTACCGTGAAAGATTTGCAGGAATGTACTCAGCAACAGCTTATGCATTAGGTCAAGTTGTGACTGAGATACCTTACTTGTTCATACAAGCAGCCGAGTTTGTGATCATAACATATCCTATGATCGGTTTCTATCCTTCGACCTACAAAGTCTTTTGGGCACTCTACTCTATGTTCACTTCACTTCTCACTTACAACTATCTCGCAATGTTCCTCATCTCCATCACACCAAACTTCATGGTTGCCTCGATTCTTCAGTCCATCTTCTTTGTTAACTTTAACCTCTTTTCCGGGTTCTTGATTCCTGAAACG CAAGTTCCAAGGTGGTGGATTTGGTTATATTATATAACACCAACGTCATGGACACTCAACGGGTTTTTCTCGGCTCAGTATGAAAATATTCATGAGGAGATCATTGTCTTTGGAGAATCCACGACGGCTTCAAAATTCTTAGAAGACTATTTTGGATTCCATCATGACCGTTTGGCAGTTACAGCAGTTGTTCAAATCGCTTTTCCTATTGCATTGGCTTTGATGTTTGCATTCTTTGTTGGCAAACTCAATTTccaaagaagatga